Proteins encoded together in one Telopea speciosissima isolate NSW1024214 ecotype Mountain lineage chromosome 6, Tspe_v1, whole genome shotgun sequence window:
- the LOC122664444 gene encoding probable transcriptional regulator SLK2 isoform X3, which produces MVAGDIAQSSSSSGIFFQGDGQSQIPLNSHLNSSLGNSANSISRGRSNLGPVSGDMNRTVLNSAANSGPSVGASSLVTDANSGLSGGPHLQRSASINTDSYLRPPASPMSFSSNNISISGSSVIDGSSMVQQGSYQEQGSQQVRQRQQHQGASSATSQPPAQSSPVSVPSGPQVPSSLTQEPNNISQMHKKPRHDIRQEHILQQQVYQQLLQRPDLIGHNPQLQAMLQQQRLRQQQRQQQQQQQLMLSLPQMQRTHLQQQQQQQQQQLRHHLQQQGLQSVSAMKRPYENGICSRKLMQYIYHHRHRPSDNSIVYWRKFVAEYFAPRSKKRWCLSLYDNVGHHALGVFPQAAMDSWHCDVCGSKSGRGFEATFEVLPRLNKIKFDSGVIDELLFVDLPRECRFPSGLMMLEYGKAVQESVYDQLRVVREGHLRIIFTPDLKILSWEFCARRHEELLPRRLVTPQVNQLLQVAQKYQNSVTESGSAGLSTQDLQTNCNMFLTAGQQLAKNLELQSLNDLGFSKRYVRCLQISEVVNSMKDMIDFSREHNIGPIESLKNYPRQAAAAKLQMQKMQEMEQLASAQGLPTDRNMLSKLMAMHPNPLNNHMNSNHMVGGGVLNSSAQAVVALSNYQNLLRQNSMNSNSNVLQQEEASSSLSGSNQPQSSPFQGTGSLPSVSMQSVPVNGLANPHQQQSLNASNNLVIQQSHPQSSQANKSLPPHMIQQLLQEMINNGAGVQQQLPQPPSQQQQPSQQVHGGQSANGSVGDDVFHSVNGAAGVGLQMRAGGTGMVSTGGFGNNSVVTLASNASPGSVGMAPNRSNSFKAASNSNCSGVGGNNSYNQRAHDLPQNLRLPEMVQDISHEFTENGVFKSEPRDMDYGWKA; this is translated from the exons ATGGTGGCTGGAGACATAGCGCAGTCATCCTCGAGCTCTGGCATCTTTTTCCAAGGTGATGGGCAGTCTCAAATCCCATTGAACTCACACTTGAATTCATCTTTGGGGAACTCGGCAAATTCAATTTCAAGAGGGCGTTCGAATTTGGGTCCCGTCTCTGGGGACATGAATCGGACTGTCTTAAACAGCGCAGCAAACTCCGGTCCAAGTGTTGGGGCAAGTTCATTGGTGACAGACGCCAACTCTGGACTTTCAGGTGGTCCTCATTTGCAGAGAAGTGCAAGCATAAACACAGACTCTTACTTACGCCCACCTGCGTCACCAATGTCATTCTCCTCTAATAATATAAGCATTTCAGGCTCTTCTGTGATTGATGGGTCCTCTATGGTTCAGCAGGGCTCTTATCAAGAGCAGGGTTCACAACAAGTACGGCAGAGGCAGCAGCATCAAGGGGCTTCCTCTGCTACATCCCAACCTCCAGCTCAATCGAGTCCAGTTTCTGTTCCTAGTGGCCCACAGGTACCCAGCTCCTTGACCCAGGAGCCAAATAATATATCCCAGATGCATAAGAAACCCAGACATGATATTAGGCAAGAACATATTTTGCAGCAGCAGGTTTATCAACAGTTACTGCAGAGACCAGATTTGATTGGTCACAATCCACAATTACAAGCTATGCTTCAGCAGCAGAGACTACGGCAGCAACAGcggcagcagcaacagcaacaacaacttATGCTGTCTCTGCCACAGATGCAGCGAACCCacttgcagcagcag cagcaacagcaacagcaacagctaAGACACCATCTTCAACAACAGGGCTTGCAGTCCGTATCTGCCATGAAGCGCCCTTATGAGAATGGCATATGTTCTCGTAAGCTAATGCAATACATATACCATCATCGTCATCGCCCATCG gacAATAGCATAGTCTATTGGAGGAAATTTGTTGCAGAATATTTTGCTCCTCgctcaaagaaaaggtggtgtTTATCGTTATATGATAATGTTGGACATCATGCCCTTGGTGTTTTCCCCCAGGCAGCTATG GATTCGTGGCATTGTGACGTATGTGGTTCTAAATCTGGAAGGGGATTTG AGGCAACTTTTGAAGTTCTTCCCCGGCTTAATAAAATCAAATTCGACAGTGGTGTTATCGATGAGCTTTTATTTGTGGACCTGCCGCGCGAATGTAGGTTTCCTTCAGGATTAATGATGCTGGAATATGGGAAAGCAGTTCAAGAGAGTGTTTATGACCAACTTCGTGTTGTTCGTGAGGGTCATCTTCGTATAATATTCACTCCTGATCTGAAA ATATTGTCTTGGGAATTCTGTGCACGGCGTCATGAGGAACTTTTGCCTCGTAGACTGGTAACACCACAG GTGAACCAGTTACTACAGGTTGCACAGAAATATCAAAATAGTGTTACTGAAAGTGGATCTGCTGGGCTGTCAACTCAGGATTTGCAGACAAACTGCAATAT GTTCCTGACAGCTGGGCAGCAGCTAGCTAAGAATTTGGAGTTACAGTCTCTGAAtgacttgggattttccaaaagaTATGTCCGGTGCTTGCAG ATATCTGAAGTTGTAAATAGTATGAAAGACATGATAGATTTCAGCCGGGAGCACAATATTGGACCTATTG AGAGTTTGAAGAACTATCCTCGACAGGCTGCTGCAGCCAAGTTGCAGATGCAAAAGATGCAGGAAATGGAGCAGCTAGCAAGTGCTCAAGGTCTGCCTACAGACCGTAACATGCTCAGTAAGCTAATGGCAATGCATCCAAATCCATTGAACAATCACATGAACAGCAACCATATGGTTGGCGGTGGAGTCTTGAATAGTTCAGCACAGGCTGTCGTTGCCCTGAGCAATTACCAGAACTTGCTTAGACAGAATTCTATGAATTCAAACTCTAATGTTCTACAACAGGAGGAAGCTTCTAGTTCCTTGAGTGGTTCTAACCAGCCACAGTCTTCTCCGTTCCAAGGCACTGGGTCTTTGCCTTCAGTATCCATGCAGAGTGTACCAGTCAATGGCTTGGCAAATCCCCATCAGCAGCAGTCGCTGAATGCTAGCAATAACCTAGTCATCCAACAGAGCCATCCTCAATCCTCGCAAGCCAACAAGAGCTTACCACCGCACATGATCCAGCAGCTGTTGCAGGAGATGATTAATAATGGTGCTGGAGTACAACAGCAGCTGCCACAGCCACCATCACAGCAGCAACAACCATCACAACAGGTCCATGGAGGGCAGAGTGCGAATGGGAGTGTGGGGGACGATGTGTTCCATAGTGTCAATGGAGCTGCAGGTGTTGGATTGCAAATGCGGGCTGGGGGCACCGGTATGGTCAGTACAGGGGGGTTTGGGAACAACTCTGTCGTAACCCTTGCTTCCAACGCATCTCCTGGTTCTGTGGGGATGGCTCCAAACAGGAGTAACAGTTTCAAGGCTGCCTCCAACAGCAACTGCTCTGGGGTTGGTGGAAACAACAGCTATAATCAGAGAGCACATGATTTGCCCCAGAATCTACGTCTGCCAGAAATGGTCCAGGATATATCTCATGAATTCACGGAAAATGGAGTTTTCAAGAGTGAACCCAGGGACATGGACTATGGGTGGAAGGCTTGA
- the LOC122665209 gene encoding F-box protein At4g00755-like gives MEICGDFLSWLGPDASIQILMNLDDPADLVRASGVSRAWREFVIANGFCKNLCLRMYSEISRVAHVIEGNNMTEPLEVGSNSSLEWESLKKDHRVYAHLAHCFKSFRTKDCILEAISASSTDNYPEESIDNTLEPSDRVVRRPSYWSSKGENNPAVPEILTYRLVSRLCVITEISIQPFKAFFQVGCPIYSAKAVRFRIGYLKEPLEAGSDHMDEFSASHKYIEDNFMSAYVSPEFPMAQDNSLQKFKLPEPVLCIGGILQVELLGRVQRQQMDGLFYICVSHVKVVGRPLLPTFDVEILDRPGKSGKCVLKYNPQAERCMSPARSAEDETGVSSRLRVFRLMQRGVRGWEQMIINTLLGNAAADGDYESDEEMVV, from the exons ATGGAGATTTGTGGTGATTTCTTGTCATGGCTTGGACCAGACGCGTCCATCCAGATTCTCATGAATTTAGATGACCCAGCTGATCTTGTCCGTGCTAGTGGTGTCTCCCGTGCTTGGCGTGAATTCG TGATTGCAAATGGTTTCTGCAAGAACCTGTGCTTAAGAATGTATTCAGAAATCTCCAGGGTTGCACATGTTATTGAAGGAAACAACATGACAGAGCCTTTAGAAGTTGGATCAAACAGCTCTTTAGAATGGGAAAGTCTAAAGAAAGATCATCGAGTTTATGCTCATTTAGCTCACTGCTTCAAATCTTTTAGGACAAAAGATTGCATTTTAGAAGCCATTAGTGCATCTAGTACTGATAATTATCCTGAAGAGAGCATTGACAACACCTTGGAACCAAGTGATCGTGTTGTGAGGAGGCCTTCATACTGGTCAAGCAAAGGAGAAAACAATCCTGCAGTGCCTGAAATCTTGACTTATAGATTGGTCTCCAGGCTGTGTGTTATAACTGAAATCAGCATACAGCCATTCAAAG CATTTTTTCAGGTTGGTTGTCCTATATATTCGGCCAAGGCTGTGCGATTTCGTATAGGCTATCTCAAGGAACCACTAGAAGCTGGGAGTGATCACATGGACGAGTTTTCAGCAAGTCACAAATACATTGAAGACAACTTCATGTCAGCATATGTTTCACCAGAGTTCCCAATGGCTCAG GATAATAGTTTGCAGAAGTTCAAGCTACCAGAGCCTGTTCTCTGTATTGGTGGAATTCTGCAGGTTGAGCTATTGGGTAGGGTCCAGAGACAACAAATGGATGGTTTATTCTACATATG TGTGTCCCATGTTAAAGTTGTTGGTCGCCCACTCTTACCAACATTCGATGTTGAAATCCTTGATCGCCCTGGAAAGTCTGGAAAGTGCGTACTGAAGTACAACCCCCAGGCTGAGCGTTGCATGTCTCCTGCAAGATCAGCTGAGGATGAGACAGGTGTGTCCTCTCGTTTGCGTGTTTTTAGGTTAATGCAGAGAGGTGTGAGGGGTTGGGAACAAATGATTATCAATACATTGCTGGGGAATGCTGCCGCCGATGGTGATTATGAATCAGACGAAGAGATGGTTGTGTAG
- the LOC122664444 gene encoding probable transcriptional regulator SLK2 isoform X2 — translation MVAGDIAQSSSSSGIFFQGDGQSQIPLNSHLNSSLGNSANSISRGRSNLGPVSGDMNRTVLNSAANSGPSVGASSLVTDANSGLSGGPHLQRSASINTDSYLRPPASPMSFSSNNISISGSSVIDGSSMVQQGSYQEQGSQQVRQRQQHQGASSATSQPPAQSSPVSVPSGPQVPSSLTQEPNNISQMHKKPRHDIRQEHILQQQVYQQLLQRPDLIGHNPQLQAMLQQQRLRQQQRQQQQQQQLMLSLPQMQRTHLQQQQQQQQQQQQLRHHLQQQGLQSVSAMKRPYENGICSRKLMQYIYHHRHRPSDNSIVYWRKFVAEYFAPRSKKRWCLSLYDNVGHHALGVFPQAAMDSWHCDVCGSKSGRGFEATFEVLPRLNKIKFDSGVIDELLFVDLPRECRFPSGLMMLEYGKAVQESVYDQLRVVREGHLRIIFTPDLKILSWEFCARRHEELLPRRLVTPQVNQLLQVAQKYQNSVTESGSAGLSTQDLQTNCNMFLTAGQQLAKNLELQSLNDLGFSKRYVRCLQISEVVNSMKDMIDFSREHNIGPIESLKNYPRQAAAAKLQMQKMQEMEQLASAQGLPTDRNMLSKLMAMHPNPLNNHMNSNHMVGGGVLNSSAQAVVALSNYQNLLRQNSMNSNSNVLQQEEASSSLSGSNQPQSSPFQGTGSLPSVSMQSVPVNGLANPHQQQSLNASNNLVIQQSHPQSSQANKSLPPHMIQQLLQEMINNGAGVQQQLPQPPSQQQQPSQQVHGGQSANGSVGDDVFHSVNGAAGVGLQMRAGGTGMVSTGGFGNNSVVTLASNASPGSVGMAPNRSNSFKAASNSNCSGVGGNNSYNQRAHDLPQNLRLPEMVQDISHEFTENGVFKSEPRDMDYGWKA, via the exons ATGGTGGCTGGAGACATAGCGCAGTCATCCTCGAGCTCTGGCATCTTTTTCCAAGGTGATGGGCAGTCTCAAATCCCATTGAACTCACACTTGAATTCATCTTTGGGGAACTCGGCAAATTCAATTTCAAGAGGGCGTTCGAATTTGGGTCCCGTCTCTGGGGACATGAATCGGACTGTCTTAAACAGCGCAGCAAACTCCGGTCCAAGTGTTGGGGCAAGTTCATTGGTGACAGACGCCAACTCTGGACTTTCAGGTGGTCCTCATTTGCAGAGAAGTGCAAGCATAAACACAGACTCTTACTTACGCCCACCTGCGTCACCAATGTCATTCTCCTCTAATAATATAAGCATTTCAGGCTCTTCTGTGATTGATGGGTCCTCTATGGTTCAGCAGGGCTCTTATCAAGAGCAGGGTTCACAACAAGTACGGCAGAGGCAGCAGCATCAAGGGGCTTCCTCTGCTACATCCCAACCTCCAGCTCAATCGAGTCCAGTTTCTGTTCCTAGTGGCCCACAGGTACCCAGCTCCTTGACCCAGGAGCCAAATAATATATCCCAGATGCATAAGAAACCCAGACATGATATTAGGCAAGAACATATTTTGCAGCAGCAGGTTTATCAACAGTTACTGCAGAGACCAGATTTGATTGGTCACAATCCACAATTACAAGCTATGCTTCAGCAGCAGAGACTACGGCAGCAACAGcggcagcagcaacagcaacaacaacttATGCTGTCTCTGCCACAGATGCAGCGAACCCacttgcagcagcagcag caacagcaacagcaacagcaacagctaAGACACCATCTTCAACAACAGGGCTTGCAGTCCGTATCTGCCATGAAGCGCCCTTATGAGAATGGCATATGTTCTCGTAAGCTAATGCAATACATATACCATCATCGTCATCGCCCATCG gacAATAGCATAGTCTATTGGAGGAAATTTGTTGCAGAATATTTTGCTCCTCgctcaaagaaaaggtggtgtTTATCGTTATATGATAATGTTGGACATCATGCCCTTGGTGTTTTCCCCCAGGCAGCTATG GATTCGTGGCATTGTGACGTATGTGGTTCTAAATCTGGAAGGGGATTTG AGGCAACTTTTGAAGTTCTTCCCCGGCTTAATAAAATCAAATTCGACAGTGGTGTTATCGATGAGCTTTTATTTGTGGACCTGCCGCGCGAATGTAGGTTTCCTTCAGGATTAATGATGCTGGAATATGGGAAAGCAGTTCAAGAGAGTGTTTATGACCAACTTCGTGTTGTTCGTGAGGGTCATCTTCGTATAATATTCACTCCTGATCTGAAA ATATTGTCTTGGGAATTCTGTGCACGGCGTCATGAGGAACTTTTGCCTCGTAGACTGGTAACACCACAG GTGAACCAGTTACTACAGGTTGCACAGAAATATCAAAATAGTGTTACTGAAAGTGGATCTGCTGGGCTGTCAACTCAGGATTTGCAGACAAACTGCAATAT GTTCCTGACAGCTGGGCAGCAGCTAGCTAAGAATTTGGAGTTACAGTCTCTGAAtgacttgggattttccaaaagaTATGTCCGGTGCTTGCAG ATATCTGAAGTTGTAAATAGTATGAAAGACATGATAGATTTCAGCCGGGAGCACAATATTGGACCTATTG AGAGTTTGAAGAACTATCCTCGACAGGCTGCTGCAGCCAAGTTGCAGATGCAAAAGATGCAGGAAATGGAGCAGCTAGCAAGTGCTCAAGGTCTGCCTACAGACCGTAACATGCTCAGTAAGCTAATGGCAATGCATCCAAATCCATTGAACAATCACATGAACAGCAACCATATGGTTGGCGGTGGAGTCTTGAATAGTTCAGCACAGGCTGTCGTTGCCCTGAGCAATTACCAGAACTTGCTTAGACAGAATTCTATGAATTCAAACTCTAATGTTCTACAACAGGAGGAAGCTTCTAGTTCCTTGAGTGGTTCTAACCAGCCACAGTCTTCTCCGTTCCAAGGCACTGGGTCTTTGCCTTCAGTATCCATGCAGAGTGTACCAGTCAATGGCTTGGCAAATCCCCATCAGCAGCAGTCGCTGAATGCTAGCAATAACCTAGTCATCCAACAGAGCCATCCTCAATCCTCGCAAGCCAACAAGAGCTTACCACCGCACATGATCCAGCAGCTGTTGCAGGAGATGATTAATAATGGTGCTGGAGTACAACAGCAGCTGCCACAGCCACCATCACAGCAGCAACAACCATCACAACAGGTCCATGGAGGGCAGAGTGCGAATGGGAGTGTGGGGGACGATGTGTTCCATAGTGTCAATGGAGCTGCAGGTGTTGGATTGCAAATGCGGGCTGGGGGCACCGGTATGGTCAGTACAGGGGGGTTTGGGAACAACTCTGTCGTAACCCTTGCTTCCAACGCATCTCCTGGTTCTGTGGGGATGGCTCCAAACAGGAGTAACAGTTTCAAGGCTGCCTCCAACAGCAACTGCTCTGGGGTTGGTGGAAACAACAGCTATAATCAGAGAGCACATGATTTGCCCCAGAATCTACGTCTGCCAGAAATGGTCCAGGATATATCTCATGAATTCACGGAAAATGGAGTTTTCAAGAGTGAACCCAGGGACATGGACTATGGGTGGAAGGCTTGA
- the LOC122664444 gene encoding probable transcriptional regulator SLK2 isoform X1 — protein MVAGDIAQSSSSSGIFFQGDGQSQIPLNSHLNSSLGNSANSISRGRSNLGPVSGDMNRTVLNSAANSGPSVGASSLVTDANSGLSGGPHLQRSASINTDSYLRPPASPMSFSSNNISISGSSVIDGSSMVQQGSYQEQGSQQVRQRQQHQGASSATSQPPAQSSPVSVPSGPQVPSSLTQEPNNISQMHKKPRHDIRQEHILQQQVYQQLLQRPDLIGHNPQLQAMLQQQRLRQQQRQQQQQQQLMLSLPQMQRTHLQQQQQQQQQQQQLQQQQQHQQQQQQQQLRHHLQQQGLQSVSAMKRPYENGICSRKLMQYIYHHRHRPSDNSIVYWRKFVAEYFAPRSKKRWCLSLYDNVGHHALGVFPQAAMDSWHCDVCGSKSGRGFEATFEVLPRLNKIKFDSGVIDELLFVDLPRECRFPSGLMMLEYGKAVQESVYDQLRVVREGHLRIIFTPDLKILSWEFCARRHEELLPRRLVTPQVNQLLQVAQKYQNSVTESGSAGLSTQDLQTNCNMFLTAGQQLAKNLELQSLNDLGFSKRYVRCLQISEVVNSMKDMIDFSREHNIGPIESLKNYPRQAAAAKLQMQKMQEMEQLASAQGLPTDRNMLSKLMAMHPNPLNNHMNSNHMVGGGVLNSSAQAVVALSNYQNLLRQNSMNSNSNVLQQEEASSSLSGSNQPQSSPFQGTGSLPSVSMQSVPVNGLANPHQQQSLNASNNLVIQQSHPQSSQANKSLPPHMIQQLLQEMINNGAGVQQQLPQPPSQQQQPSQQVHGGQSANGSVGDDVFHSVNGAAGVGLQMRAGGTGMVSTGGFGNNSVVTLASNASPGSVGMAPNRSNSFKAASNSNCSGVGGNNSYNQRAHDLPQNLRLPEMVQDISHEFTENGVFKSEPRDMDYGWKA, from the exons ATGGTGGCTGGAGACATAGCGCAGTCATCCTCGAGCTCTGGCATCTTTTTCCAAGGTGATGGGCAGTCTCAAATCCCATTGAACTCACACTTGAATTCATCTTTGGGGAACTCGGCAAATTCAATTTCAAGAGGGCGTTCGAATTTGGGTCCCGTCTCTGGGGACATGAATCGGACTGTCTTAAACAGCGCAGCAAACTCCGGTCCAAGTGTTGGGGCAAGTTCATTGGTGACAGACGCCAACTCTGGACTTTCAGGTGGTCCTCATTTGCAGAGAAGTGCAAGCATAAACACAGACTCTTACTTACGCCCACCTGCGTCACCAATGTCATTCTCCTCTAATAATATAAGCATTTCAGGCTCTTCTGTGATTGATGGGTCCTCTATGGTTCAGCAGGGCTCTTATCAAGAGCAGGGTTCACAACAAGTACGGCAGAGGCAGCAGCATCAAGGGGCTTCCTCTGCTACATCCCAACCTCCAGCTCAATCGAGTCCAGTTTCTGTTCCTAGTGGCCCACAGGTACCCAGCTCCTTGACCCAGGAGCCAAATAATATATCCCAGATGCATAAGAAACCCAGACATGATATTAGGCAAGAACATATTTTGCAGCAGCAGGTTTATCAACAGTTACTGCAGAGACCAGATTTGATTGGTCACAATCCACAATTACAAGCTATGCTTCAGCAGCAGAGACTACGGCAGCAACAGcggcagcagcaacagcaacaacaacttATGCTGTCTCTGCCACAGATGCAGCGAACCCacttgcagcagcagcagcagcagcaacaacaacaacaacagctgcagcaacaacaacaacaccaacagcaacagcaacagcaacagctaAGACACCATCTTCAACAACAGGGCTTGCAGTCCGTATCTGCCATGAAGCGCCCTTATGAGAATGGCATATGTTCTCGTAAGCTAATGCAATACATATACCATCATCGTCATCGCCCATCG gacAATAGCATAGTCTATTGGAGGAAATTTGTTGCAGAATATTTTGCTCCTCgctcaaagaaaaggtggtgtTTATCGTTATATGATAATGTTGGACATCATGCCCTTGGTGTTTTCCCCCAGGCAGCTATG GATTCGTGGCATTGTGACGTATGTGGTTCTAAATCTGGAAGGGGATTTG AGGCAACTTTTGAAGTTCTTCCCCGGCTTAATAAAATCAAATTCGACAGTGGTGTTATCGATGAGCTTTTATTTGTGGACCTGCCGCGCGAATGTAGGTTTCCTTCAGGATTAATGATGCTGGAATATGGGAAAGCAGTTCAAGAGAGTGTTTATGACCAACTTCGTGTTGTTCGTGAGGGTCATCTTCGTATAATATTCACTCCTGATCTGAAA ATATTGTCTTGGGAATTCTGTGCACGGCGTCATGAGGAACTTTTGCCTCGTAGACTGGTAACACCACAG GTGAACCAGTTACTACAGGTTGCACAGAAATATCAAAATAGTGTTACTGAAAGTGGATCTGCTGGGCTGTCAACTCAGGATTTGCAGACAAACTGCAATAT GTTCCTGACAGCTGGGCAGCAGCTAGCTAAGAATTTGGAGTTACAGTCTCTGAAtgacttgggattttccaaaagaTATGTCCGGTGCTTGCAG ATATCTGAAGTTGTAAATAGTATGAAAGACATGATAGATTTCAGCCGGGAGCACAATATTGGACCTATTG AGAGTTTGAAGAACTATCCTCGACAGGCTGCTGCAGCCAAGTTGCAGATGCAAAAGATGCAGGAAATGGAGCAGCTAGCAAGTGCTCAAGGTCTGCCTACAGACCGTAACATGCTCAGTAAGCTAATGGCAATGCATCCAAATCCATTGAACAATCACATGAACAGCAACCATATGGTTGGCGGTGGAGTCTTGAATAGTTCAGCACAGGCTGTCGTTGCCCTGAGCAATTACCAGAACTTGCTTAGACAGAATTCTATGAATTCAAACTCTAATGTTCTACAACAGGAGGAAGCTTCTAGTTCCTTGAGTGGTTCTAACCAGCCACAGTCTTCTCCGTTCCAAGGCACTGGGTCTTTGCCTTCAGTATCCATGCAGAGTGTACCAGTCAATGGCTTGGCAAATCCCCATCAGCAGCAGTCGCTGAATGCTAGCAATAACCTAGTCATCCAACAGAGCCATCCTCAATCCTCGCAAGCCAACAAGAGCTTACCACCGCACATGATCCAGCAGCTGTTGCAGGAGATGATTAATAATGGTGCTGGAGTACAACAGCAGCTGCCACAGCCACCATCACAGCAGCAACAACCATCACAACAGGTCCATGGAGGGCAGAGTGCGAATGGGAGTGTGGGGGACGATGTGTTCCATAGTGTCAATGGAGCTGCAGGTGTTGGATTGCAAATGCGGGCTGGGGGCACCGGTATGGTCAGTACAGGGGGGTTTGGGAACAACTCTGTCGTAACCCTTGCTTCCAACGCATCTCCTGGTTCTGTGGGGATGGCTCCAAACAGGAGTAACAGTTTCAAGGCTGCCTCCAACAGCAACTGCTCTGGGGTTGGTGGAAACAACAGCTATAATCAGAGAGCACATGATTTGCCCCAGAATCTACGTCTGCCAGAAATGGTCCAGGATATATCTCATGAATTCACGGAAAATGGAGTTTTCAAGAGTGAACCCAGGGACATGGACTATGGGTGGAAGGCTTGA